The sequence ACAACCACAGGAAAGGAAATCTTTGAGGAGGTTTCCAAATGCGTAACTGAAATAAAGCTGTCGTGGGATAAACTCGTGGGATTAACGACAGATGGtgcgccagcgatgtgcggtaaaACAAGTGGACTGGTGGGCAGGGTCCGGGAGAAGATGCAGGAAGAGAACTGTGCAGGTGAACTAACTGTTTATCACTGCATCATACATCAGGAATCACTGTGTGGCAAAGCCCTAAAGATGGAACATGTTATGACCACAGTAACACAAGTAGTTAACTTTATAAGAGCCAAAGGTCTGAATCACCGCCAGTTTAAGTCTTTTCTGGAGGAGTGTGGTTCGGCGTATTCAGACGTGCCGAATCAAACAGAGGTGAGATGGTTAAGCCGAGGAAAAGTACTGAATAGATGTTTTGAGCTGCATGAGGAAATATGTCAGTTTCTGGAAAGCAAAGGGAAGGACACAGCAGAGCTTCGGGAGAAAAAGGTTCTGTGTGAGCTGGCCTTTCTGTGTGACATCTCGAGCCATCTCGATGCGCTGAACCTGCAGCTTCAGGGGCGCAGGCGCATCATCACAGACATGTACGCTGCAGTGAGGGCTTTTAAAACTAAACTGTGCCTGTGGGAGAATCAGATGCTGCAAGGAAACCTTGGCCATTTTCCCTGCTGCCAAACCATGAAAACGCAGTTCTTTACCAACTTGTTCCCATGCGCACAGTTTGCTGAAAAACTCAGTGTACTCGGCGCTGAGTTTAGCCGGCGATTTGCCGACTTTGATGTCCAGAAATGTAGGTTTGAACTCCTCAGTAATCCCTTCGCAGTTAATGTGGAAAACGCACCAACCAACCTCCAAATGGAGCTAATTGAACTCCAGTGTAATGACACACTGAAGTCAAAGTATGATGCTGTGGGCGCCGCACAGTTTCCACAGTTCATCCCTGACACAATGCCTCAGCTCCGCACCCAAGCTGCTCAGATGCTCTCCATGTTCGGCAGCACTTATCTATGTGAGCAACTTTTCTCCTCGATGAAGATGACCAAAACATCTCACAGGAGACGTCTGACTGATGAACACCTTCGCTCGATACTGAGGATTTCCTCAGCTCAAAGCCTGAGCCCAGACATTGATGAACTATCATCCAAGAAGAGATGCCAGGTATCTGGCTTGGGCACATCAGATTAGATCAGTGTGCAGCAAACTGAGCAATAATTAATGTTTTCTTTATGCACTTTTTCTTGCTACTCCAAGAcatgtgcttgaatggttgattgattttattattgttattttaaaaagtattattatttattattatttaaatctTATTTAATAAATGAATATGCTTGTTCCATATTCAATGTTAAAGCAAATTTTGTTTGGGTCCATGTTAAAAGGTTCATTTGTTCAATGCTGGCCCGCGACTTTGTTCAAGTTTTACATTTTGGCCCACTGtgtatttgagtttgacacccctgctctaaaggaacaagttttagcaaacaaggcagtggaaaaaatggcctaagtgtcattgaaaggggtttagggagaaacacttctgtcctgtgtgaggggcctggtttgatcattgctttggggcccttacttctttatgtacgccactggccatagcttttttattttttgaccgattgtcttatgtagggtctaattttttgcgggatgaagtgttggtttgattggtactattttggggggcatatgcctttttgatcgcttggtgttgcactttatgtgatgttaggtgacaaaaatggctttttgccactgtttttattttatattttttacagtgttcacctgaggggttaggtcatatgatatttttatagagcaggttgttacggatgcggcaatacctaatatatctttttttatttcactttaacacaataatagcatatttgaaaccaaaaaatgatgGTTTAATTTCTACATGTTCTGAgacctatagttttttttatttttaaacgatTTTCTTATgtcggggctcattttttgcgggatgaggtgacagctttattggtaccattttgtgggacatgtgcctttttgatcgcttggtgttgcaattttagtgatgtatggtgacaaaagtggctttttttgacagttttacttttttttatggtgtttatcagacggggtggatcatgtgatatatttatagagccagtcgttacggacgcggtgatagctAATATGTgtgctttttcctttttttttttttccttttttttattatattatcaGGGGAAGGGGgtgtttattcttttttttccttgaaacttaattttttttaattaaaacaccttttttgctttttttttactttatttctgtcccactctgggactttaacttttgagggtctgatcccttCTATCATGCACCTTCTATCATGCTCGGTcatcgctgaccgcggcatagaaggcgtTAAGCTTTTACAGCAATGCCGGTGGAtaaagcaggggcccggctatcaggaaCTAccaggcccctgcagtgatcgggcgcgcactGCTCCGGTGcatgcccgatcaccatgacgaaatagtacgtcaaaatgcggcaagtcacaTGCCGCCATAacttactattacgtcatatgtaaggaaggggttaaaatggagCCATGACAGCCTTGacaaatgcatttttgaacagatACCAGTGAACCCAGATGGACACCATTGACTTATATAATGGGTTTCTTATATTTTTGAGAGCATTAATAACAACTGTAGACATACTGTACATTCTAAAGAAATCTGCATATAGCTCCTGACTAACGCTGCTGCTTGGGTGAGACAGTATTCTTACCTTACCATTTAAAAGCGTTGTCccataaaaatattctacatttttcaaaacagcacctggatctgaatacttttgtaactgcatgtaattaaaaatttaataaaatctatctgtatagcgcacctgctgcttgttcttttctttatttctctgtccatctgactgaggtggacacacatgctcagttctatctttcaactgccaccagctgtggAAATTACAGGGAGAAAacggcagcagaaaggacacactccctgtaaaaggacacaccccctgagctgcaaacTTGAAataaaatctagcagagcaattcattaaattaaatgggagatctttggatccatgtggtGAACAGAGCTAATTAGATATACTAATCCTTCCCTGGCTAGGTCATAATGAAACTTTCAGGGAGGATGTGGCTGAGATGAAGTGACATCACTTGCTGTGAAGTGATACATTGCCATAGAAACCTTGGCTGTATCATGGATGACGCAAGCGACACTGGGAGCAGCTGATTGCTGACTCAGACTGTCACTCAGGGAAAAAACGAGGCGCATGGCTGTCATTCAGAAGCCAAAGCATGGATTGGATACTATGAAGAGGTGTGGGCTGCAAGAGCTAATATAGCAGGGTGATGTTGGCGTGCACGCGCCATAACCCCTTAtaccctgacgaagccacaccaGCAGCGAAACATGTCAAAAAGAAAGGGGTGCATTTTTTTGCTCAGTTGTACAGACCAGGACATAAAGAAATTGGAGCCAGAAACATGCTAACCTATGAATCAATGTGGGAATAGGGACAG is a genomic window of Bufo bufo chromosome 1, aBufBuf1.1, whole genome shotgun sequence containing:
- the LOC120985792 gene encoding general transcription factor II-I repeat domain-containing protein 2-like; protein product: MAKRKADNRNFLDRWETEYLFTYVKDRPVCLICGVNVAITKEYNIRRHYETKHHDKCKDLDMTQKSQKVEEMKRSLVSQQNMFKKATSQSEAAVKASYIVAVEIAKSARPFNEGEFVKKCMLKVCDIVCPEKKQAFSNVSLSRNTVADRTCDLATNLYDQLLEKGKDFVAFSLAVDESSDASDTAQLSVFIRGVDSNMCVTEELLGFKSMHGTTTGKEIFEEVSKCVTEIKLSWDKLVGLTTDGAPAMCGKTSGLVGRVREKMQEENCAGELTVYHCIIHQESLCGKALKMEHVMTTVTQVVNFIRAKGLNHRQFKSFLEECGSAYSDVPNQTEVRWLSRGKVLNRCFELHEEICQFLESKGKDTAELREKKVLCELAFLCDISSHLDALNLQLQGRRRIITDMYAAVRAFKTKLCLWENQMLQGNLGHFPCCQTMKTQFFTNLFPCAQFAEKLSVLGAEFSRRFADFDVQKCRFELLSNPFAVNVENAPTNLQMELIELQCNDTLKSKYDAVGAAQFPQFIPDTMPQLRTQAAQMLSMFGSTYLCEQLFSSMKMTKTSHRRRLTDEHLRSILRISSAQSLSPDIDELSSKKRCQVSGLGTSD